In Candidatus Methylomirabilota bacterium, a single window of DNA contains:
- a CDS encoding DUF4321 domain-containing protein yields MAAGHGVKLILLVVIAGLLVGSLLGELLGSLLPAGRLQDLISRGPTIGLTPPATLDLRFVALTFGLALKINLVGVVGIVIAALALRRL; encoded by the coding sequence ATGGCGGCGGGCCACGGCGTCAAGCTGATCCTCCTGGTGGTCATCGCCGGCCTGCTGGTCGGCTCCCTGCTCGGCGAGTTGCTCGGCAGCCTCCTGCCGGCCGGGCGGCTTCAGGACCTGATCAGCCGGGGCCCGACGATCGGCTTGACGCCTCCCGCGACACTCGACCTCCGCTTCGTCGCCCTGACCTTCGGGCTCGCGCTCAAGATCAACCTCGTCGGCGTCGTCGGGATCGTCATCGCGGCGCTGGCCCTCCGCCGCCTCTAG
- the speE gene encoding polyamine aminopropyltransferase, producing the protein MINPQGYKWFFETTTPAEGHMHAIKRTVVEAQTKFQHVEIMETTSYGKVLILDGRIQSSQADEFIYHEALVHPGLLATDGAPRSALVIGGGEGATLREVLKYPSIARAVMVDIDGEVVELCKKHLPEMHRGAFDDKRTEVRTEDARGYLEKTSERFDFITVDLVEPLDEGPACMLFTKEFYTLVRDRLTPAGAMTMQAGMTKIGELAFYSTVHRTLREVFPVVAGYQTFISCFGTPWGFLAATKKVDPRRQDTPAVDKLIAERVTGPLAYWDGQTHQHAFSLPKFIRKAVDAQTRVVTDANPLIMA; encoded by the coding sequence GTGATCAACCCGCAGGGCTACAAGTGGTTCTTCGAGACCACGACCCCCGCCGAAGGCCACATGCACGCCATCAAGCGGACGGTCGTGGAGGCCCAGACGAAGTTTCAGCACGTCGAGATCATGGAGACGACCTCCTACGGGAAAGTCCTGATCCTCGACGGCAGGATCCAGTCCAGCCAGGCTGACGAGTTCATCTACCACGAGGCCCTGGTCCACCCCGGGCTCCTGGCCACCGACGGCGCCCCGCGGAGCGCCCTGGTCATCGGCGGTGGGGAGGGCGCCACCCTCCGGGAGGTCCTGAAGTATCCCTCGATCGCCCGGGCCGTCATGGTGGACATCGACGGCGAGGTGGTGGAGCTCTGCAAGAAGCACCTGCCGGAGATGCACCGGGGGGCGTTCGACGACAAGCGCACCGAGGTCCGGACGGAGGACGCCCGCGGCTACCTCGAGAAGACCTCCGAGCGCTTCGACTTCATCACCGTGGACCTCGTCGAGCCCCTCGATGAGGGGCCGGCGTGCATGCTCTTCACCAAGGAATTCTACACGCTCGTCCGCGACCGGCTGACCCCGGCCGGGGCGATGACGATGCAGGCCGGCATGACGAAGATCGGCGAGCTGGCCTTCTACAGCACCGTCCACCGGACCCTGCGCGAGGTCTTCCCGGTCGTCGCCGGCTACCAGACCTTCATCTCCTGCTTCGGCACGCCCTGGGGGTTCCTCGCGGCCACGAAGAAGGTGGATCCCCGGCGGCAGGACACGCCGGCCGTGGACAAGCTCATCGCCGAGCGGGTGACGGGCCCGCTGGCGTACTGGGACGGCCAGACCCATCAGCACGCCTTCAGCCTGCCGAAGTTCATCAGAAAGGCCGTTGACGCTCAGACTCGGGTCGTCACTGACGCGAACCCCCTGATCATGGCCTGA
- a CDS encoding ABC transporter substrate-binding protein has translation MLALIALLQSLTLAVSGPATSPEYLPIRVAEAEGYFTQEGLAVTLKTTRAESGAAEALAQGQADLAATTLEALLRFGPRLPGQTPRLVYGLSAAPPVALLTAIPHAQTVRSVEDLAGLRVGVTTPGAPEHAWFGWLLARHGVSLADVHLLSVGARGLVGAIDSGELHAALVPEPLASRLIGEGRAKLLADFRTPAAVAAALGKQTVNAALFVRADRRPRDSVLTALAKALLAAEERIRTASASALAAKLDRRVTGAQDEFEARLETARACAIADGRVTVEDVEQTVTIVRAHTPLPATLRIPRPEHMLHPEPLQKALKARAAR, from the coding sequence CCGATCCGCGTGGCCGAGGCCGAGGGCTACTTCACCCAGGAGGGGCTCGCCGTTACGCTGAAGACGACGCGCGCCGAGTCGGGCGCCGCCGAGGCGCTCGCTCAGGGCCAGGCCGACCTCGCGGCGACGACGCTCGAGGCGCTCCTGCGCTTCGGGCCGCGCCTGCCGGGTCAGACGCCGCGGCTCGTCTACGGGCTCAGCGCGGCGCCGCCCGTCGCCCTGCTGACCGCGATCCCCCACGCGCAGACCGTGCGCTCGGTCGAGGACCTCGCCGGCCTCCGCGTGGGCGTCACGACGCCGGGCGCCCCCGAGCACGCCTGGTTCGGCTGGCTCCTGGCCCGGCACGGCGTGAGTCTCGCCGACGTCCACCTCCTGAGCGTGGGCGCGCGCGGCCTCGTCGGCGCGATCGACTCGGGCGAGCTCCATGCGGCGCTCGTCCCCGAGCCCCTCGCGAGCCGGCTCATCGGCGAGGGCCGGGCGAAGCTCCTCGCCGACTTCCGCACCCCCGCGGCGGTCGCCGCGGCCCTCGGCAAGCAGACGGTCAACGCAGCTCTCTTCGTCCGCGCCGACCGGCGCCCGCGGGATTCCGTGCTTACCGCCCTCGCGAAAGCGCTCCTCGCCGCGGAGGAGCGCATCCGCACGGCGAGCGCCTCGGCGCTCGCCGCGAAGCTCGACCGGCGCGTGACCGGCGCCCAGGACGAGTTCGAGGCGCGGCTCGAGACGGCGCGCGCGTGCGCCATCGCCGACGGGCGCGTGACCGTCGAGGACGTCGAGCAGACGGTCACGATCGTCCGGGCCCACACGCCGCTCCCCGCCACGCTCCGGATCCCGCGCCCCGAGCACATGCTTCACCCCGAGCCCCTCCAGAAGGCGCTCAAGGCGCGCGCGGCGCGCTGA
- a CDS encoding Maf family protein: protein MKVILASRSPRRRELLARLVREFEVVPSEIDETLDGDPTPEAVARLAARKARAVAARVAEGIVLGADTVVVLDGEALGKPAGPEEARAMLQRLRGREHEVITGIAVVEAGQGREASRAVVSRVLMARYPDATLDAYVASGAPLDKAGAYAIQDLGGALVARLDGSYSNVVGLPLEETRELLEGFGVPVSAPRAP from the coding sequence CTGAAGGTCATTCTCGCGTCACGCTCCCCGCGACGTCGCGAGCTGCTCGCGAGGCTCGTCCGGGAGTTCGAGGTAGTGCCGAGCGAGATCGACGAGACGCTCGACGGGGACCCGACGCCCGAGGCCGTCGCCCGGCTGGCCGCGCGCAAGGCGCGCGCCGTCGCCGCCCGAGTGGCCGAGGGCATCGTCCTCGGGGCGGACACGGTCGTCGTCCTGGACGGCGAGGCGCTCGGCAAGCCCGCCGGGCCCGAGGAGGCGCGCGCGATGCTCCAGCGCCTCCGCGGGCGGGAGCACGAGGTGATCACCGGGATCGCCGTGGTGGAGGCCGGGCAGGGCCGGGAGGCCTCGCGGGCAGTCGTGAGCCGGGTCCTGATGGCGCGCTACCCTGACGCGACGCTCGATGCCTACGTCGCGTCGGGCGCGCCCCTCGACAAGGCGGGCGCGTACGCGATCCAGGACCTGGGCGGCGCCCTCGTGGCGCGCCTCGACGGCTCCTACAGCAACGTCGTGGGGCTCCCCCTCGAGGAGACGCGCGAGCTGCTCGAGGGGTTCGGCGTGCCCGTCAGCGCGCCGCGCGCGCCTTGA
- the speD gene encoding adenosylmethionine decarboxylase: protein MNALGRHLLLELFDCDTDVINSLEAVKGALVEAARRAQATIVDVVFHEFNPFGISGVVVIAESHLSIHTWPEYRYAAVDIFSCGDTLQPEVAACYLVEQFSAERTSVVEMQRGMFLNSSVPIVNKAFAAGR from the coding sequence TTGAACGCCCTGGGACGACACCTGCTTCTCGAGCTGTTTGATTGCGACACCGACGTGATCAACAGCCTCGAGGCCGTGAAGGGGGCCCTGGTCGAGGCAGCGAGACGGGCCCAGGCCACGATCGTCGACGTCGTCTTCCATGAGTTCAACCCCTTCGGTATCAGCGGCGTGGTCGTCATCGCCGAGTCCCATCTCTCCATCCACACCTGGCCGGAGTACCGCTACGCGGCCGTGGACATCTTCTCCTGCGGCGACACCCTGCAGCCCGAGGTGGCCGCCTGCTACCTGGTCGAGCAGTTCTCCGCCGAGCGCACCTCGGTCGTCGAGATGCAGCGGGGCATGTTCCTCAACTCCTCGGTGCCCATCGTGAACAAGGCCTTCGCCGCCGGCAGGTGA